The following are encoded together in the Pedobacter sp. D749 genome:
- a CDS encoding RagB/SusD family nutrient uptake outer membrane protein — translation MNRILIRFVVVVVMLSGCKKFTDPAPQNNGDFENIYTEPALAHGLLLNGYTRLPSNGWSFNDVATDDAVSNDINNNFRKIATGQWSAAVNPLDQWTNARAGIQYINLFLAETDKVLWDSKDPVLSRMFNDRQKGEAYALRAYLMSYMLQAHAGKVGGNLYGFPIVLEPETPASDFNKPRATFDACMKQIYGDLDKAEQLLPLDYADINSTSQIPTKYAGVNVETYNRVFGKFFNQRMTGRISKAIRARVALMGASPAFSTGNSTTWADAATYAAHVLTLNNWLANLDPNGVTWYDNKAEIDALASGASPREVLWRTNVGSNSDLEAANYPPTLSGQGRINPTQNLVNAFPMQNGYPIANMPQSGYNPAAPFTGRDPRLAKFIVYNGNTIGPTNKVINTTTDVATNDDGLNRKEVSTRTGYYMKKLLRQDVSRTPTVNNQKHYRPHIRYTEMFLIYAEAANEAWGPTANGGNPYSAYDIIKAIRARAGVGTANGDAYLESIKADKDAMRTLIRNERRLELAFEGFRFWDLRRWNATLTEPVKGVSISQGTYQEINVEARNYQEYMRFGPIPYSETLKYNALQQNTGW, via the coding sequence CAGAATATTAATACGATTTGTAGTTGTCGTTGTGATGCTCTCGGGCTGTAAAAAGTTTACCGACCCCGCTCCACAAAATAACGGAGATTTTGAGAACATCTATACAGAACCCGCACTTGCCCATGGGCTATTGCTAAATGGTTACACAAGGCTTCCATCAAATGGCTGGTCTTTTAATGATGTAGCTACCGATGATGCGGTAAGTAATGATATCAATAATAATTTTAGAAAAATTGCCACCGGACAATGGTCGGCTGCAGTTAATCCATTAGATCAATGGACAAATGCAAGAGCTGGCATTCAGTACATTAACTTGTTTTTAGCAGAAACAGACAAGGTGCTTTGGGATTCTAAAGACCCCGTGTTAAGTAGAATGTTTAACGACAGGCAAAAAGGCGAAGCATATGCCTTGAGAGCTTACCTGATGTCGTATATGCTACAGGCACACGCCGGAAAAGTAGGCGGAAATTTATATGGTTTCCCAATTGTACTCGAGCCTGAAACTCCGGCTTCTGATTTTAACAAACCAAGGGCTACATTTGATGCCTGTATGAAACAGATTTATGGCGATTTGGACAAGGCAGAACAATTACTTCCTTTAGATTATGCTGATATCAATAGTACGAGCCAGATCCCGACAAAATATGCAGGAGTTAATGTAGAGACCTATAACCGTGTTTTCGGTAAGTTTTTTAACCAACGCATGACGGGTCGTATTTCTAAAGCCATTCGTGCCCGGGTAGCACTAATGGGCGCAAGTCCGGCTTTCAGCACTGGTAATTCTACCACATGGGCCGATGCCGCCACCTACGCAGCACATGTACTTACACTGAATAACTGGTTAGCTAATTTAGATCCTAATGGTGTTACCTGGTACGATAACAAGGCAGAAATTGATGCATTGGCTTCAGGGGCTAGTCCAAGGGAAGTACTTTGGCGTACAAATGTTGGATCAAATAGTGATTTAGAGGCTGCCAATTATCCACCAACCTTATCAGGGCAGGGACGCATAAATCCAACTCAGAATCTGGTTAATGCTTTCCCGATGCAAAATGGTTATCCGATTGCCAATATGCCACAGAGCGGATATAACCCTGCTGCTCCGTTTACAGGTAGAGACCCGCGTTTAGCAAAATTTATTGTGTACAACGGAAATACAATCGGGCCAACAAATAAAGTCATTAATACCACAACAGATGTGGCAACCAATGATGATGGACTGAATAGAAAAGAAGTTTCTACACGGACTGGTTATTACATGAAAAAACTGTTGAGGCAAGATGTCAGCCGTACACCAACTGTAAATAACCAGAAGCACTACAGGCCACATATCCGTTATACCGAAATGTTCCTGATCTATGCAGAGGCCGCAAATGAGGCATGGGGACCAACGGCAAATGGTGGCAATCCTTATTCTGCTTACGATATTATTAAAGCTATTCGTGCCAGGGCTGGCGTTGGAACTGCAAACGGTGATGCTTACCTGGAATCGATTAAAGCAGACAAAGATGCCATGCGAACATTGATTAGGAACGAACGTAGGTTAGAACTGGCTTTTGAAGGGTTTCGTTTTTGGGATCTTCGCAGATGGAATGCAACATTAACCGAACCGGTTAAAGGGGTTAGTATCTCGCAAGGTACCTATCAGGAAATTAATGTAGAAGCAAGAAACTATCAGGAGTATATGAGATTTGGACCAATTCCTTACAGTGAAACGCTAAAGTATAATGCTTTGCAACAAAACACGGGATGGTAA
- a CDS encoding DUF5627 domain-containing protein: MKNKIYILLALVLALSACKNEEWAFPDNDVQSVYFAYQGPIRTITMGEDIFDTSLDNQHRFQIMGTVGGVYSNKEDITIGISVDNALTQGLSFPSPYSGTVRPMPANYYTLAANKIVIPKGSLVGGVDVQLTDAFFADPLAVNTTYVIPLTMTSADQNKTILPEKKYTLYAVKYINTWQGFYLRRGKDVITGKNGNTSLNQSVVRHMKYVESDEINKLNTRSLTQAEFPVTFKVAGGASISRTLLLTFDNAGNCAISAGDASFTASGSGKFVKRGEKNSWGNQDRDALYLNYQIDLNDRTVNSLDTLVMRDRGVKAETFTPVK; the protein is encoded by the coding sequence ATGAAAAATAAAATATATATTTTACTTGCGCTCGTTTTAGCACTTAGCGCTTGCAAAAACGAAGAATGGGCATTTCCGGATAACGACGTACAATCTGTATATTTTGCCTACCAGGGGCCAATTCGGACTATTACCATGGGAGAAGATATTTTTGATACTTCACTTGATAACCAACATAGATTTCAGATTATGGGCACGGTTGGTGGAGTATATTCAAATAAAGAAGACATTACCATTGGCATCAGTGTGGATAATGCGCTAACTCAGGGATTGTCTTTTCCATCGCCGTATAGCGGTACTGTAAGGCCAATGCCTGCAAACTATTATACACTTGCGGCTAACAAAATTGTCATCCCGAAAGGAAGTTTGGTTGGTGGAGTAGACGTGCAGTTAACCGATGCTTTTTTCGCAGACCCATTGGCTGTTAATACCACTTATGTAATCCCTTTAACAATGACCAGTGCCGATCAAAACAAAACAATCTTGCCTGAGAAAAAATATACATTGTATGCCGTAAAGTATATCAATACATGGCAGGGTTTCTATCTTCGGAGAGGAAAGGATGTGATTACGGGAAAAAACGGCAATACGTCACTTAATCAATCTGTAGTTCGCCACATGAAGTATGTGGAGAGTGATGAAATCAACAAATTAAACACACGTTCACTAACCCAGGCGGAGTTTCCTGTTACTTTTAAGGTAGCGGGAGGAGCCAGCATCAGCAGGACCTTACTGCTTACTTTCGATAATGCGGGCAATTGTGCAATTTCGGCTGGCGACGCTAGTTTTACAGCAAGTGGCAGCGGGAAATTTGTTAAACGCGGAGAGAAAAATAGCTGGGGCAACCAGGATCGCGATGCGCTTTATCTTAACTATCAGATCGATCTGAATGATAGAACGGTGAACAGCCTGGATACCTTGGTTATGCGCGATCGTGGTGTGAAGGCCGAAACATTTACACCGGTCAAATAA
- a CDS encoding endo-1,4-beta-xylanase yields MKRLYKIAFCLAGIILLASCHKYEALDFQVAKPTSFATQETIDAYQPLKTYIDRTANPKFKLGAGTGLQSYLSKGVIYRLTNSNFDEITLGYEMKHGAVVQADGSLALTNVKNLLETASKAGITVFGHTLAWHANQNATYLKGLIAPVVTASSSGPTWDLVIGADFETDNASVYQSNTNAVASFTATGGGFNGTGRALKISNSAVRANDYDAQLFLKFPAVAVGEKYELKMNVRSDVAASYPTQAHTTPGAYKFYDFFGAISSTPIWTTYTKEITVTTDIAASGALAFNLGKTATNFYFDNITLKKYNALGGTTIVEKTAEQKKAILTTALETWIKGIVTASKDYVKAWDVVNEPMDDTKPTELKTAAGRASIAADEFFWQDYLGKDYALKAFQLARQYGNANDIHFINDYNLEYSIEKCKGLLDYIKYLEGKGAKIDGIGTQMHIVATSDKAKIEEMFKLLAATGKLIKISELDMGFTGNVKTAQATAEQYAAQSEMYKYVIKKYFELIPAAQRYGITIWSPQDSPASSSWRAGEPIGLWTEGFVRKPAYAGTAEGLKNK; encoded by the coding sequence ATGAAACGATTATACAAAATAGCATTTTGTCTGGCGGGGATAATATTGCTTGCTTCCTGCCACAAATATGAAGCACTCGATTTCCAGGTGGCTAAACCGACAAGCTTTGCGACCCAGGAGACGATCGATGCCTATCAGCCATTAAAAACCTATATTGATAGAACGGCAAATCCTAAATTTAAATTAGGCGCCGGAACCGGCCTGCAATCCTACCTCTCTAAAGGTGTGATTTATAGATTGACCAATAGTAATTTTGATGAAATTACACTAGGTTACGAAATGAAACATGGTGCCGTTGTACAGGCCGACGGAAGTTTGGCCTTAACTAATGTGAAAAACCTGCTGGAGACAGCATCTAAAGCAGGTATTACCGTTTTTGGCCATACACTTGCCTGGCACGCCAATCAAAATGCTACTTACCTAAAAGGACTGATTGCCCCGGTGGTAACTGCATCAAGTAGTGGTCCTACCTGGGACCTGGTCATTGGAGCCGATTTTGAAACTGACAACGCTTCAGTTTATCAATCCAATACCAATGCCGTAGCCTCTTTTACTGCGACTGGCGGAGGCTTTAACGGTACAGGACGGGCTTTGAAAATTAGTAACTCGGCAGTGCGGGCCAATGATTATGATGCACAATTATTTCTTAAGTTTCCGGCGGTAGCAGTAGGAGAGAAATATGAGCTGAAAATGAATGTACGCTCTGATGTAGCGGCATCTTACCCTACACAGGCTCACACTACGCCCGGTGCCTACAAATTCTATGATTTTTTTGGCGCAATTTCTTCAACACCTATCTGGACAACCTATACCAAAGAAATTACCGTTACCACAGATATTGCAGCAAGTGGTGCTTTGGCTTTTAATCTGGGTAAAACCGCGACAAATTTTTATTTTGATAATATCACGCTTAAAAAATACAATGCCCTTGGCGGCACTACAATTGTAGAAAAAACTGCCGAGCAGAAAAAGGCCATTTTAACCACCGCATTAGAGACCTGGATTAAAGGGATAGTTACCGCTTCAAAAGATTATGTTAAAGCCTGGGATGTGGTAAACGAGCCGATGGATGATACAAAGCCAACTGAGCTTAAAACTGCTGCAGGTAGGGCTTCCATTGCGGCTGATGAATTCTTTTGGCAAGATTACCTGGGTAAGGATTATGCGCTAAAGGCATTTCAATTGGCCAGGCAGTATGGTAACGCAAATGATATCCATTTTATAAATGATTATAATCTCGAATACAGCATCGAAAAATGCAAAGGATTACTTGATTACATAAAATATTTAGAAGGCAAAGGCGCAAAAATAGATGGTATTGGTACACAAATGCACATTGTAGCTACTTCCGATAAAGCTAAGATTGAAGAAATGTTCAAATTATTGGCCGCAACAGGCAAACTGATCAAAATATCAGAATTAGATATGGGTTTTACAGGAAATGTAAAAACGGCACAGGCAACGGCCGAGCAATATGCCGCTCAATCAGAGATGTATAAATATGTAATCAAGAAATATTTTGAGCTTATTCCAGCCGCTCAGCGATATGGAATTACCATCTGGTCGCCTCAGGATAGTCCAGCCAGCTCAAGTTGGAGAGCAGGGGAGCCAATTGGCTTGTGGACAGAAGGCTTTGTACGGAAACCGGCCTATGCAGGCACAGCTGAAGGCTTAAAGAATAAATAA